One genomic region from Parafrankia irregularis encodes:
- a CDS encoding branched-chain amino acid ABC transporter permease/ATP-binding protein — protein sequence MDHVASLLLGLGNGGVFAALALALVLTYRSSGVINFATGSVALYVAYTYGSLREGELLIPVPGLPKTVDVGGSLGLVPAAAIALVVGALLGALLYLLVFRPLREAPPLARAVASLGVLVVVESVMAIRIGGEPVSVEAIFPEDRWTLGSLTVLSDRLYLALAVVAIALALTAVFRATRLGLLTRAVAQSQTGAYVSGASPDRVALANWMISGTVAGAAGILIAPLSPLTPSNYTLFVVPALAAAVVGGFQHLFPTVAAGLAIGMVQSEALSLSADHSWLPESGLAELVPLLVIMVALLASRRGLPVRGSLVRQPLGHAPRPRSLALPTLTGTGLGVLALLLTDGTWRSAVIGTFIGAVIGLSVVVVTGFAGQVSLAQLALAGCAAFTLSGLTSGWGVPFPIAPLLAALVATAVGVLVGLPALRLRGLTLGIVTLALAYAIEAVWFRNSDFVSSDGATVEQPTLFGLDLGIGSGHAFPRLPFGLMCLAVLVAVAWGVARLRMSALGSAMLAVRANERSAAGIGIDVVRVKVVSFALASFIAGLGGSLLAYRRGVVTFDSFSAIAGLTLLSTAYLAGVTSVYGGILAGVMGGSGVAFVAMDRWVDLGDWFPVLSGLGVIGVLIGHPEGLASGGHQLAGRLRTLVGRVGPPGLGAARHAEPGSAEPGSAEPIGTAGMTAAPVPSPPAATRTATLRVDHLTVRYGGVLAVDDVSLRVEPGQIVGLIGPNGAGKTSVIDAITGFARATGTAHLDDVRIDTLPTHRRVRHGLARTFQALELYDDLTVEENVGAALSGVPGHERRHALERALHLVGIADRADRPASALSHGERQLVSIARACAADTRVLLLDEPAAGLDTTETAWLGERIRAISASGVGVLLVDHDVSLVLGICDHVYVLDFGRLIADGDPERIRADRAVMDAYLGAAQPTAGPAAQPTAEPGAEPAAEPAAEPAPVVT from the coding sequence ATGGACCATGTCGCTTCGCTTCTGCTCGGGCTCGGCAACGGCGGCGTCTTCGCGGCGCTCGCGCTCGCGCTGGTGCTCACCTACCGCAGCTCGGGGGTCATCAACTTCGCCACCGGGTCGGTGGCCCTCTACGTCGCCTACACCTATGGCTCGCTGCGTGAGGGCGAGCTGCTGATACCGGTGCCGGGGCTGCCGAAGACCGTGGACGTCGGCGGGAGCCTCGGGCTGGTTCCCGCCGCCGCGATCGCACTGGTCGTCGGGGCGCTGCTCGGCGCCCTGCTGTACCTGCTGGTGTTCCGGCCGCTGCGGGAGGCCCCGCCGCTGGCCCGGGCGGTCGCCTCGCTGGGGGTGCTCGTCGTCGTCGAGTCCGTGATGGCGATCAGGATCGGCGGTGAGCCGGTCAGCGTCGAGGCGATCTTCCCCGAGGACCGCTGGACGCTCGGCTCGCTGACCGTGCTCTCCGACCGGCTCTACCTCGCCCTCGCCGTCGTCGCCATCGCGCTCGCACTGACCGCGGTCTTCCGGGCTACCAGGCTCGGCCTGCTCACCCGGGCGGTGGCCCAGTCGCAGACCGGCGCGTACGTCAGCGGGGCCTCCCCGGACCGGGTCGCGCTGGCCAACTGGATGATCAGTGGCACCGTGGCCGGCGCCGCGGGGATCCTCATCGCCCCGCTCAGCCCACTCACCCCGTCCAACTACACGCTGTTCGTGGTACCGGCGCTGGCCGCCGCGGTCGTCGGGGGCTTCCAGCACCTGTTCCCGACGGTCGCGGCCGGCCTCGCGATCGGGATGGTGCAGTCGGAGGCGCTCTCGCTGTCCGCCGACCACTCCTGGCTGCCCGAATCGGGGCTGGCGGAGCTGGTACCCCTTCTTGTGATCATGGTGGCGCTGCTGGCCAGCCGGCGGGGCCTGCCAGTCCGCGGGTCGCTGGTGCGCCAACCGCTCGGGCACGCGCCACGCCCGCGGTCGCTGGCCCTGCCCACCCTCACCGGCACCGGCCTGGGTGTGCTCGCGCTGCTGCTCACCGACGGCACCTGGCGCAGCGCGGTGATCGGCACGTTTATCGGCGCGGTCATCGGGCTGTCCGTCGTCGTGGTCACCGGCTTCGCCGGGCAGGTGTCGCTGGCGCAGCTGGCCCTCGCCGGCTGCGCCGCGTTCACACTGTCCGGCCTCACCAGCGGCTGGGGCGTCCCCTTCCCCATCGCGCCGCTGCTGGCCGCCCTGGTCGCGACAGCCGTCGGGGTGCTCGTCGGCCTGCCCGCACTGCGGCTGCGCGGGCTGACCCTCGGCATCGTCACCCTCGCCCTCGCCTACGCGATCGAGGCGGTCTGGTTCCGCAACTCCGACTTCGTCAGCTCGGACGGCGCCACCGTGGAGCAGCCGACACTGTTCGGGCTCGACCTGGGCATCGGCAGTGGCCACGCCTTCCCCCGGCTGCCGTTCGGGCTGATGTGCCTGGCGGTGCTGGTCGCCGTGGCGTGGGGCGTGGCGCGGCTACGGATGAGCGCGCTGGGCTCGGCGATGCTGGCGGTGCGCGCGAACGAGCGCTCGGCCGCCGGGATCGGGATCGACGTCGTCCGGGTCAAGGTGGTGAGCTTCGCGCTGGCGTCGTTCATCGCCGGCCTGGGCGGAAGCCTGCTCGCCTATCGCCGCGGTGTCGTGACCTTCGACTCGTTCAGCGCGATCGCCGGCCTGACCCTGCTGTCGACGGCCTACCTGGCCGGTGTCACCTCCGTCTACGGCGGGATTCTCGCCGGGGTGATGGGCGGCAGCGGAGTCGCGTTCGTCGCCATGGACCGCTGGGTCGACCTCGGCGACTGGTTCCCGGTGCTGTCCGGCCTGGGCGTGATCGGGGTGCTGATCGGCCATCCGGAAGGACTGGCCAGCGGCGGGCACCAGCTCGCCGGGCGGCTGCGCACGCTCGTCGGACGGGTCGGCCCACCCGGGCTCGGGGCCGCGAGGCACGCCGAACCCGGCTCCGCCGAACCCGGCTCCGCGGAGCCGATCGGAACGGCCGGGATGACGGCGGCACCAGTACCGTCGCCGCCGGCGGCCACCCGGACCGCGACACTGCGGGTCGACCATCTCACCGTGCGATACGGCGGTGTGCTGGCCGTCGACGACGTCTCGCTGCGCGTCGAGCCAGGGCAGATCGTCGGTCTCATCGGGCCGAACGGCGCCGGCAAGACCAGCGTGATCGACGCGATCACCGGATTCGCGCGGGCGACCGGGACGGCACACCTCGACGACGTCCGGATCGACACGCTGCCGACGCACCGGCGGGTCCGCCATGGCCTGGCGCGCACGTTCCAGGCGCTGGAGCTGTACGACGACCTCACCGTCGAGGAGAACGTCGGCGCCGCGCTGTCGGGTGTCCCCGGGCACGAGCGCAGGCATGCGCTGGAACGCGCTCTGCACCTGGTCGGCATCGCGGACCGGGCCGACCGGCCGGCGAGCGCGCTCAGCCACGGCGAGCGGCAGCTCGTGTCGATCGCCCGCGCCTGCGCCGCCGACACCCGGGTGCTGCTGCTCGACGAGCCCGCTGCCGGCCTCGACACGACGGAGACGGCCTGGCTCGGCGAGCGCATTCGGGCGATCAGTGCCTCCGGAGTCGGTGTGCTGCTCGTCGACCACGACGTCAGCCTGGTGCTGGGAATCTGTGACCACGTCTACGTCCTCGACTTCGGCAGGCTGATCGCGGACGGGGATCCCGAGCGGATCCGGGCCGACCGGGCGGTCATGGACGCCTACCTCGGCGCCGCGCAGCCGACCGCCGGACCCGCCGCGCAGCCGACCGCCGAGCCCGGCGCCGAACCCGCGGCCGAACCGGCTGCCGAGCCCGCCCCGGTGGTGACCTGA
- a CDS encoding ABC transporter ATP-binding protein has product MTSPRLTCAGLTGGHGTATAFRDVDLAVEAGSVLALLGPNGAGKTTLLLTLAGLLPSQAGAVTLDGTRLPGGRPTAANRAGLVLVPDNRCLFTTLTVEENIRVAARRGGPKPAAMLEIFPDLEKRWSLPAGALSGGEQQMLALARALVQQPRVLLVDELSMGLAPLVVEALFATVRRIAGEHGCAVVLVEQHIGLALGAADSAAVLRGGAVVLHGSADDLSAEPERFERAYFGTAGSTPGSAPGTAPGSAPTSTPRENG; this is encoded by the coding sequence ATGACGTCACCCCGGCTCACCTGCGCCGGCCTCACCGGCGGGCATGGCACCGCCACCGCGTTCCGCGACGTCGACCTGGCCGTGGAGGCCGGCTCCGTGCTGGCGCTGCTCGGGCCGAACGGAGCCGGCAAGACCACGCTGCTGCTCACCCTCGCCGGCCTGCTGCCGAGCCAGGCCGGCGCCGTCACCCTCGACGGCACCCGGCTCCCCGGGGGCCGGCCGACGGCGGCGAACCGCGCGGGGCTCGTCCTCGTCCCGGACAACCGGTGCCTGTTCACGACGCTGACCGTCGAGGAGAACATCCGGGTCGCGGCGCGCCGCGGCGGGCCGAAGCCGGCGGCGATGCTCGAGATCTTCCCCGACCTCGAGAAACGCTGGTCCCTGCCCGCGGGGGCGTTGTCCGGCGGCGAACAGCAGATGCTGGCACTCGCCCGCGCGCTGGTGCAGCAGCCCCGGGTGCTCCTCGTGGACGAGCTGAGCATGGGCCTCGCCCCGCTCGTCGTCGAGGCCCTGTTCGCGACCGTGCGCCGGATAGCCGGCGAGCACGGCTGCGCGGTGGTGCTCGTCGAGCAGCACATCGGCCTGGCCCTCGGTGCGGCCGACTCCGCCGCGGTGCTGCGCGGGGGCGCGGTCGTCCTGCACGGATCGGCCGACGACCTCTCCGCCGAGCCCGAACGCTTCGAACGCGCCTACTTCGGCACAGCCGGATCCACGCCCGGATCCGCACCCGGAACCGCGCCCGGATCCGCACCCACATCCACGCCCAGGGAGAACGGCTAG